The Bernardetia sp. ABR2-2B DNA window ATATTAGAATATACTTTTCTACCTTCAAAAATCAAATATAAATACTGGCTGTCTTCTAGGGAATCTATTTTTAGTTGCCATTTTCCATCTAAGTCAAAATTAGAATTCTTTATCGCTTCTATATTATCCAAAGTAGTTGTGAAATTACTAGAATCAGTCGGTAAAGTAGTATAACTGTACTTTTTTATATCCTTATTTTGATTTCCCAAACATGAAATACAAAATAATATAACTCCAAAAAAAAGAGCTGTGAAAATAAAATTTTTAGATAACATTAAAAAAATAATTTAAAAAAATAACTCTAAAATAAATGAATCCTGTCTTCTGTTCTAAAAAATCACTAATAACCTTACATTATTTTCGTTATATAATCAGTATTGGTACTATTTATATACTTTTTTGTTTATCAAATTCTGCTCTAAGTATTACACAAAGGTCAGAAATGATTAATTCCAATTTAAGTATAGAAAAAGACACATTACATCTCTTATCACAAGAAAGCCAAAAAACATACCCACAGGTAACAAAAAACGCAAAAAATACAATAGATATACTTTGTAACCCCAAAATGCAAGGAAGAGGCTATGTTAATAATGGCGAACAATTGGCTGCAGGTTACATTGCAAGACAATTTGAACAAATAGGATTATTGAAACACAAAAGTAGTTATTTTCAATCATTTAATCTAAAATCTGTAAATACTTTTCCAAAAAAAGTACAATTAAAATCTAAAAAATATAATTTTCAAGCAGGAACAGAGTATTTAGTTGCTTCTTTCTCAAATTCTGGAAAGGGAAAAGTAGGTATTTTATATTTAGACTCAGTTTTTTTTGAGAATGATTCGGCACAAATAGCTTTCAAAAAAGTATCATTGAAAAAAAGTGCTGTAATGTATTCAGATAAATGGACAAAAAAAATTCAACAAGAATATCCTGCCTTTTTAGAAAAAATACAAGAAGCAAAGGCTGTTTTCGTCAGAACAGAAAAATTAATTGGAGTTCCTTCACCTGTTGCTTATTCAAAACCTTATTTTGAAGTTTTGGATAGCATTTTTCCTGTTTATGAGCCTCTTAGTTTGCTAGATTTGAATGACTTGAAAGCTACAAAAAAAGCAAAGAAGATAGAAAAATTAAAATTTAAAGTAAAAGCGAAACTAGTAGAACCTCAACCCTCTCAAAATGTAATTGGTTATATAAAAGGAACAAAAAACCCTAAAAAAGTAATTGTTTTTTCTGCTCATTACGACCACTTAGGCAAAATGGGAAAAGACGTTTATTTTGCTGGTGCAAATGACAATGCTTCTGGCGTAGCTATGCTTTTAGAGTTGGCAAAATATTATTCAGAAAATCCTCCTGAATACTCTATCTGTTTTATGGCTTTTGGTTCGGAAGAAATCGGTCTTTTAGGTTCAATGTTTTATACTAAAAACCCACTTTTTCCATTAAAAAATATTGCCTTTTTGATAAATTTGGATTTGGTAGGCACAGGAGAAAAAGGTGCAACAGTAGTAAATGCTACTATTTATGAAAAAGAATTTGAATTACTAAAAAAAATAAATGTAGAACACAACTATTTGAAAACAATAGAAAGTAGAGGAGAGGCTGCCAACTCTGATCATTATTTTTTCCATCAAAAAAGAGTTCCTAGCTTTTTCTTGTATTTGAACGGAGGAAGTCAAGCCTACCACGATATAAATGATACGCCTCAAAATTTATCCCTTTTTGGTTTTCAGAATTTATACGAATTGTTACTAGAGTTTAGTCAAAACTTGATGCAAATAAAATAACTTGATTCTTCTAGCTGTGCTGATAATACAGTTGTTTTTTTAGCAATAAAAACGTATTTTGTGATACGATTAGAATAAAAACTAATTTTGATAACTCTTTGCTATTAGTAAAATCCTTCTATTTTACTGCTCTTTACACACAACAAGAAATTATAAATCATTTATGAGTACGAATACAACACTTACTGTCCCTGAAAATATACCTGAAGAAGTATCTACTGCATGGCTGAAAAGTTTGGAACTTGCCGAAGAAAGAAAAGTTCCTAAAGATGTTCAGAAAAATATTGAAACTTATTATAAGCATTTTGATCAAAAATATACAGAAGCACTGATAGAACATGTAATTTCTCCTATGTCAGATTATTACTATCGTCCTGTTTTTGTAGGTTTTGATGAGCTAGAAGAAAGAAATAACCCAGAGCGTCCACTTATTTATTATAGCAATCACTCTGGAATGGCATTTCCTTGGGACGGAATGATATTTTTAGCAGAGATTTTCAGACAGTTTGGTTTTCAAAAGAAAGCAATTCGCCCTTTGGTTGCTCCGATGCTTTCACAAACAGCACTCATGAATCCGTTTGGAGCGTATAATTTATGGAAAAAAGTAGGTGGAATAGATGCTACTACTATTAATTTTGAAACGATGATGAATTGTAACGATTATAATGTTATGATTTATCCAGAAGGAGTTCCAGGGATTGGAAAAGGATTTAATAGAAAGTATCAAGCGCAACGTTTTTCGACTTCTTTTATTCGAATGGCTCTCAAATACAAAACTGATATTGTTCCTTTTGCGACTGTTAATGGTGAATATATCAACCCTCACACATATAGTATTCCTTGGGTAAATAAACTCATTCGGAAAATAGGAGTGCCGTTTTTGCCCTTAGGACTTATTACTACGCTTGTTCCTATTTACCCTTGGGTTTTTTATACAGGTTTCCCTGCAAAGATGACGTATGTACGAGGAAAACGAATCAATCCATTAGAACTTTTGGGCAAACCAGCAGAAGAAGCGACACAAGAAGATGTAGTCCGAATTAGAGACCACGTAAGAGATGAATTTCAAAAATTACTTGATGAATCAGTAGAAAAATATGGCAAAAAGCCTTTTAATTGGAAAGATTTAAGAGCAGCCAACAAGGGAAAGGAAAAACGAGGAAGCAAAATTCGCTTTTTTCCTTATCTAACACCAATTGGTTGGCCACTACTTTTTAGTGAGTTTGATAGAAAATACAGAAAATACGAGCAAGAAGGACGAAAAGGCGAATTCAAATTACGTATGCGTAGAAGAGATTTTCTGCCTTTACTTTTCAAAAATTTAATTACCATCTCTTATTTCGTTCCTGTTTTGGGTTGGATTCCACTCATCATCCGTGGATACTCTAAACCAAAAGGAGAAAAGTAGATAAACTTGATAAACTTAAACGTAAGATAAAAGGAATTTGAAGCCACCTCAAACTCCTTTTTTTGCTTTATTAGAAATGAGTAAGGACTGTTTTTATCAACTCTTTATCACAAAAATATGATGACAAATAACTTTGAAATCGTTGGTAAATCAATTAAAGACAAAGAGAAAACTAAAAATGGTGATTCATTCAACCATATTATTTTAGAAAATAATATGGTTATTTTGACACTTGCAGATGGTGTTGGCTCAAAAAACTGTGATTGGGTTGCTTCTAAAGAAGCCTGTGATAGTTTTATAAACTACTCTCAAGATTTACTCGGCAAAGACTACACAGAAACTACCCTTTTAGGAATATGTAATAAGATTGATAAAGGAATTTCTAATGCTCCTGATACTTGCAAAGGAATGCTCACTGTTTTTGCAGCCGTAATTTGGGATATTGATAAAAATCATATTCATTTTATAAATATTGGCGATACAAGAATTTATAAAATAAACCGAGAAAATATCGAACAAATTAGTATTGATGAAACAAAAGACGTAATTATACGAAACAAACAGGGTAAAGTAATCACATCAGGAGGAACGACCATTGTTAGAAATGGAGTAACTAACGCTTTGGGAACAGGAAACGTTGAAGTAACCATCAAAACAACTGATTTTAATTATGGAGAGAGCATTGTTTTGGCTTCTGACGGTTTTTATGATTGTAAATCTACTTTCAATTCGGATATTAAAGAAATAAACAAATCTTCAAGTTTACAAAAATCTATTAATAGATTATTTAAGTATTACGCTGATTATCAAAAAGATGATACAACTCTACTTATTCTTAGGCGCAATGACATAGAGCCAAAAATTAGAAATGAATATCGTGATATAAGTGATTTTGAAAAAATAAAAAGCAAACTTGCCACCCATACAGCAGTAACTTTATTAACTGATGATTTGAAACTAACTATCAGTAAGAAAAAC harbors:
- a CDS encoding protein phosphatase 2C domain-containing protein, which produces MMTNNFEIVGKSIKDKEKTKNGDSFNHIILENNMVILTLADGVGSKNCDWVASKEACDSFINYSQDLLGKDYTETTLLGICNKIDKGISNAPDTCKGMLTVFAAVIWDIDKNHIHFINIGDTRIYKINRENIEQISIDETKDVIIRNKQGKVITSGGTTIVRNGVTNALGTGNVEVTIKTTDFNYGESIVLASDGFYDCKSTFNSDIKEINKSSSLQKSINRLFKYYADYQKDDTTLLILRRNDIEPKIRNEYRDISDFEKIKSKLATHTAVTLLTDDLKLTISKKNKENCILILDKMKTENLIPSREKLDELLSFCQEISFEEREVYKRIIDFIRIVMRKI
- a CDS encoding M28 family peptidase; the protein is MINSNLSIEKDTLHLLSQESQKTYPQVTKNAKNTIDILCNPKMQGRGYVNNGEQLAAGYIARQFEQIGLLKHKSSYFQSFNLKSVNTFPKKVQLKSKKYNFQAGTEYLVASFSNSGKGKVGILYLDSVFFENDSAQIAFKKVSLKKSAVMYSDKWTKKIQQEYPAFLEKIQEAKAVFVRTEKLIGVPSPVAYSKPYFEVLDSIFPVYEPLSLLDLNDLKATKKAKKIEKLKFKVKAKLVEPQPSQNVIGYIKGTKNPKKVIVFSAHYDHLGKMGKDVYFAGANDNASGVAMLLELAKYYSENPPEYSICFMAFGSEEIGLLGSMFYTKNPLFPLKNIAFLINLDLVGTGEKGATVVNATIYEKEFELLKKINVEHNYLKTIESRGEAANSDHYFFHQKRVPSFFLYLNGGSQAYHDINDTPQNLSLFGFQNLYELLLEFSQNLMQIK